A segment of the Sphingobacterium oryzagri genome:
TCCAACTTGGCTCGGGCCTTTTTGGCGGCGAAGTCGTTGGGGAAGCGAAAGTAAACTTGGCGTTAAAGATGATGAATCGGCACGGTTTGATTGCCGGTGCGACAGGTACGGGTAAGACGCGCACACTGCAATTGGTGGCCGAACAACTATCGGAAAAAGCCGTTCCGATTTTTATGTTAGATGTAAAAGGCGATTTATCCGGCCTGGCTCAGGCGGGACAGCCTAATGCCGCATTGCTGGAACGCGGTGAGCTGGTCGGCATTCCCTTCGAGCCAGCAAGTTTTCCGGTCGCCATCTTTTCATTGTCCGGTAAATTGGGTACGCCCATGCGTATTACGGTAGAAGACTTTGGTCCCGTGATGCTCGCCCGTATCTTGGATCTTAACGAAACGCAGACCGGCGTTCTGGCCGCGATTTTCAAGTATGCGGAAGATCAACAATGGCCAATCGTGGATTTGCTCGACCTAAAAAAATTGCTGAGTTACTTGACCGATGGACCCGGCGCAGCGGAAATTAAAGAAAATTACGGAAAAATCAGTACCGCTACTTCGGGGACGATCCTGCGCAAGATTGTCGCAATCGAACAGCAGGGTATTGCACATATTTTTGGCGAAAAGGCATTCGATGTCAACGATTTGTTTGAAAAAGTAGATGGGCGCGGCGTCATTAGCTTGCTTAATATTGCGGATGTACAAGATCAGCCTCTGGTTTATGCTACTTTCCTCTTAAGTTTGCTCGCTCAGCTATTTAAAAAATTACCCGAAGTAGGCGATCTTGATCGGCCGAAATTGGTGTTTTTCTTTGATGAGGCGCATCTGTTGTTCAACGGCGCTTCCAAGACTTTTCTGACACAGGTGGAGCAAATCGTCCGCTTGATCCGTTCAAAAGGTGTCGGGGTGTTTTTCTGCACGCAGGCGGCCACAGATATTCCGGAATCTGTACTTGGGCAGCTCGGCAATCGTATACAACATGCATTGCGCGCTTTTACGCCTAATGATGCGGACAACCTACGGAAGACAGTTAAAACCTATCCGAATTCTTCGTTTTACGAAATCGACAAAATATTAACGAGTCTGGGAACCGGACAAGCGCTCATAACCGTATTGAATGAAAAAGGTATTCCAACGGAAGTGGTAGCAACGCACCTTGTGCCTGCACGAGCCGTGATGGGGCCTTGCTCTCCGGATGTGTATACCGCAATCGTGCGGGATGCCAGTTTCGCAGATAAATATCAACAAGCGATCAATCGGCGTAGTGCGGCCGAGATTGTCGAGGAAAAGATGCACTCTTTTGAGCGACAACAACAACAGCAGGCGGAGGCGAAAGCAAAGACGACAGCGCGAAAAAGTAGCCGTCAAACACCTTACGAAGCCGCCAAAACGCAAGCTTCCCGTACCTTGGCCAGAGAGGGCGCAAAACTCCTTGGAAAAGTGGCTACGGGTATCTTAAACGCGATCTTTAAAAAGAAGTAAATATTATTTTTATCTTTGCGAAGCTTAAATTTTTAATGTATACTAAAAATTAAATAATGAGTAAACCTACGTTGTTAATTCTTGCTGCTGGTATGGCAAGCCGATATGGTTCTTTGAAACAAATTGATGCTTTTGGTCCACATGGAGAGACCATTATCGACTATTCCATTTACGATGCCATCAAAGCGGGCTTTGGTAAAGTTGTCTTTATTATTCGAGAAGAGTTCCTTGAAAAAATGCAAGGTGTTTTCGATGAGAAGCTTCGTGGAAAAATCGACGTAGATTATGCGTTTCAAAGCTACGATTTAACGCCATTTGGCATTGATCGGTTGATCGAGCGTGCGAAGCCCTGGGGCACGGCACATGCCGTAATGAGTGCAAAAGATAAAGTCAACGAGCCGTTTTGCGTTATCAATGCAGATGACTTTTACGGCACAGACTCATTTGTAAAAATGGCGAACTTTTTAACCACAGATGTTGCGGACGATAAGATGGCGTTGATGGGTTTCCAGGTAGGAAATACGATGTCTGACTACGGTTACGTTTCACGTGGTGTCTGCGAAGTGGATGCGGATGGACATATGGCTTCGGTGACTGAAAGAACTAATATCTATTACGTAAACGATGATCAGGGGGCTAAAAAGATTGTGTACGAAGAAGATGGCGTACAACATGATTTGGATCCGGAAACACGCGTTTCGATGAATTTTTGGGGATTTACACCCAAAATATTTACGGTAGCGGAAAGCATGTTTAGCGAATTTGTAGAAAAAAATGCAGATAACCCAAAATCGGAGTTTTTTATTCCATCGGTGCCTGATTATATGGTCAAACATGGCATGGCAGACTTCCGGGTTATTCCAACCTCATCGAAATGGTTTGGTGTGACTTATAAAGAAGATAAAGCGATTGTTCAGGAATCTATCTCCAAGTTGGTTGCTGAGGGCGCTTATCCGGAAAAGCTGTTTTAGCCAAAAAAAATATAAAGAAAAAATAGTCTTCTACAGGCGGATGATACCGAATAGAAGACTATTTTTTTATCATCACTAATTTGTTCTCTGCGAATGAAAAAAATCATGATTTGGATTGGTTATTTTTTGTTGAGTTTGCTGGTATTCGCGATTTTATATTTTTGCGCGGAGTTTATGCTCTCACGTACCCCGGCAAAAGCGGCAAAACAAGCGGATGAACGTCATATTCCGGTCTACTTGTTATCAAATGGTGTACACACTGATATCGTGCTTCCGGTGAGAAATGAGCAGATAGATTGGTCAACCGTATTTCCTTATGCGCATACATTGGGCGGCGATACGTCGCAAAATTGGATGGCCATTGGTTGGGGCGATAAAGGTTTTTATTTAAACACGCCGGAATGGAAGGATCTTTCTTTAAAAACGGCTTTGGTGGCGGGGTTTGGTTTAGGCGAAACAGCGTTGCATGTTACTTATTATAAGCAATTGCAAACAGGCGAACACTGTCGTTTAACGCGGGTAAGCGAGAAACAATACGCGCTACTAAGCAATTATGTGTTGGCCAATATAGAAAAAGACCGTGCAGGCCAGGCGATGCTGATTGCTACCAATGCACAATACAGTCAAGATGATGCCTTTTATGAAGCCAAAGGTGCTTACAGCCTGTTTTTTTCGTGTAATACCTGGACCAATAATGCGTTGAAAACTGCGCAAATGCCGGCAGGTGTATGGACTGTTTTTTCTTCTGGTATCTTGCGCCATTATCCTTTGTAACTGTCTTTCACACGACCGATAATGTAAGAAAAGACCGTTGTTCTGTACACGGTAAGCCTACAGGCATAATCTGTTCATGTTGGTAGATCAAGCTGTGGCGCGAGCACATGAAGCGCATCTACTTAGGCGTAGCGGTTGGAATCGTCTTCAAATCCCTATTTGTTTCAGCAGTCTCCAGATCGTAACCAGCAATCTCCGTTGCTTTAGATGCATGTTTTGCAGTCTTTTAATTTCATGGTACGCTGTTGTAACAAGAGGGGGAAGTCGCTTGGGGTAGACGGGCATAAAAAAACCCGAAATTTACATTTCGGGCTCTTTTTTGGCTTATGAAAGCGTATTATTATTTCACTTCTTCGAATTCAACATCTTGAACATCGTCACCACCTTGTTTGCCATCCTGAGCTTGTTGCTGTCCGGCATCACCTTGCGGTTGTTGTGCTCCGCCTTGTTGTGAAGCGGCATACATCTCTTCTGAAGCAGCATTCCATGCATTTTGAAGTTCTGCTGATGCTGTGTCGATGTCCGCAAAATTTCTAGCGGCATAAGCTGCTTTCAATTTTTCTAAACCAGCTTCGATAGGCGCTTTTTTATCTGCAGAGATTTTATCGCCGTATTCTTTCAATTGTTTTTCTGTAGAGAATACCAGTGCATCTGCTGCATTGATCTTATCGGCCTCTTCTTTTACTTTTTTATCGGCTTCTGCGTTAGCTTCCGCTTCTTGCTTCATTTTTTGGATTTCCTCATCGGATAATCCTGAAGAAGCTTCGATACGAATATTTTGTTCTTTACCTGTTGCTTTATCTTTTGCCGATACTTTGATGATACCATTGGCATCAATATCAAACGTTACTTCAATTTGAGGAACGCCACGTGGTGCAGCAGGAATTCCATCTAAGTGGAAACGACCAATCGTGCGGTTTTGTGATGCCATAGGGCGCTCACCTTGCAAGATGTGGATTTCTACAGAAGGCTGGCTATCAGAAGCTGTAGAGAATACTTCAGATTTCTTGGTAGGAATTGTGGTGTTAGACTCGATTAATTTTGTCATTACGCCACCCATCGTTTCGATACCTAAAGAAAGTGGTGTTACGTCTAACAACAAAACATCTTTTACTTCACCTGTCAATACACCACCTTGGATAGCAGCACCCAATGCAACAACCTCATCCGGGTTTACACCTTTAGAAGGCTCTTTTCCGAAGAAGCTTTTTACAGCATCAACAATCGCAGGGATACGTGTAGAACCACCTACTAAAATGATTTCGTCGATATCTGCTGTCGAGTAACCTGCATTTTTCAAAGCAGATTTACATGGGTCGATTGTACGTTTGATCAAGTCTGCCGCTAACGACTCAAATTTAGCGCGTGACAAACTGCGAACCAAGTGTTTCGGTCCTGTGGCATCTGCGGTAATGTACGGAAGATTAATCTCGGTAGATGTGGTGCTTGATAACTCGATTTTAGCTTTTTCTGCCGCTTCTTTCAAACGTTGTAAAGCCATAGCATCTTTCTTCAAATCAAAACCACCATTTTCGCCTGCAAACTCGTCGGCCAACCAGTTGATGATAACGTTATCAAAGTCATCACCACCTAAGTGTGTGTCACCGTCGGTTGATTTTACTTCAAATACACCATCACCTAATTCAAGCACAGAAACGTCATGTGTACCACCACCACAGTCAAACACGACAATCTTCATGTCTTTGTGTGCTTTGTCAAGTCCGTATGCCAAAGCTGCCGCTGTAGGTTCGTTGATGATACGTTTTACGTTAAGACCAGCAATTTCACCAGCCTCTTTAGTCGCTTGACGTTGTGCATCGTTAAAATAAGCTGGAACAGTAATAACAGCTTCTGTCACTTCTTGTCCTAAGAAATCTTCAGCAGTTTTCTTCATTTTCTGAAGGATCATAGCCGAAATCTCCTGCGGAGTGTATTTGCGGTCGTCAATTTCTACACGTGGTGTATTATTGTCGCCTTTAATAACATTATAAGGTACTTGTTGTGATTCTCTTACAGATTCATCATACGATAAACCCATGAAACGCTTGATAGAATAAACTGTTTTGTGTGGGTTAGTGATAGCTTGGCGTTTTGCAGGATCACCTACTTTACGCTCACCACCCTCCACGAAAGCCACAATAGAAGGCGTTGTGCGTTTTCCTTCATTGTTAGCAATAACTACGGGCTCGTTACCTTCCATCACAGCAACACAGGAGTTCGTAGTTCCTAAGTCGATTCCAATTATTTTTGACATATCTAGTTTTTTATTATTTTACAAATCAATATTCGGTATCTCTTTATCAACTGCTGTGCCAACCTGCAAATCGTCATTAAAACGTAATTTATGTCTTTTTTTTGCAGTCTTCGTTCTGCCAAACTGTCATTTTTCGTAAGCTGGTCGTCATAACTTCTGCGGAATAGTCTGCTTCTTTTTTTACAAAGAATAAATTCCTACATTCGTGATGTAACACAAATGACATGACCTTTCAGGAATATTTAGTTTACTTTGAACAGATTTTAACGTCTCCTCAAGACTATGAACTTTACCGCAACGAGGAATATTTTAATTATACAAAACTCAACTGGTCGAGAATGAACCGCTGGCTTAAGCGCTTTGAACCAGACGAGGCGGTAGAAAGCTTGATCAGCTCGATCACGGAGCACCAACATTGGATCGTAATCACGGAACCTTGGTGTGGCGATGCGGCACATTCGGTAGCTCAACTCTATCAAATCGTGAAAAACAATTCGAATATTGATTTTGATATCCAACTACGTGATGCAGAACCTCATCTGATCGAGGATTACCTGACCGACGGCGGCAAATCTATCCCGAAGTTAATTATCCGGAATGATGTGGGGCACGACAAGGTTATCTGGGGGCCGCGCCCGCAACAATTGCAGGAAATTTTTGTGACGATGAAAGCTGAAGGCAAAACATTTGAAGAAATCAAAGAGACCATGCAAAAGTGGTACAATGAAGATAAAGGTGTAGCGTTGCAACGCGAGTTGATCAATGAATTAGCTTAAACAGATATGCATATCGAAGATGTTCGTACGTATTGTATACAGCTAAAAGCAGTAACCGAGGAACTGCCATTCGGCCCGGATACTTTGGTTTTTAAGGTAGGTGGCAAAGTTTTTCTTCTGGTCGGACTTGATCAGGTGGAATCGCTTAGCTTCAACGTAAAATGCGATCCGGAACATGCTGTAACACTACGCGCGGATTATCCGCAAACGGTTTTTCCGGGTTATCACATGAATAAAAAACACTGGAATACGGTGTTTTGTAATAGAGAATTAACTGACGACCAGTTGAAGGAATTGATCGTGCACAGCTATAACTTAGTTTATAAGGGTTTGACCAAAGCGGTCAAAGATAGTTTATAGTCTTGTGTTGGCAGAGCAGCAGACAAGGATTTGTTGCTGCTCTGTTTAATAAATTAGGTTTTCGAGCAGATTTCTCCTTGTCTGGTTTCGATTACTGCCACCTCCACCAAAAATACGATTGTTTTCCAGTGATTTGAAGAAGCTTTCCATCGTCATTTCCTTACTTTTTTTGTCGCGCCAGCTCTTGGGAACATTGTCTACCACAAAATCTACTTTTCTCGCCCAATAGTTGATGTGCATTTCTGGGATCGCGATACCGAGTATCATGCCCGGCAAGCCATGTACAAGTGCCGGACCGCCAGAAACGGGAATTTGATCGGTGTAAAATGCAACGATGTACAACGAATCGGGCGTTGAGCCATTTACCCGGCGACATTCATATCCGGCAATGTCGCGATACTCATTCGTGAAACGCCAGGTAATCTGCTGGAGTGAATCTTTCAGAATATATTTCTCGTCGAGCTCAATTTGAATTTCGGAAGAAGCCTCTGTCAGGTTTTGATAAAATACTTTGTCTTGTGCGCCACGCATGCTGGTGCGACCCATTTGTTGTGGTCGCGTATTA
Coding sequences within it:
- a CDS encoding helicase HerA-like domain-containing protein, encoding MEFGKKEFIDSITKSYSPKGDAIQLGSGLFGGEVVGEAKVNLALKMMNRHGLIAGATGTGKTRTLQLVAEQLSEKAVPIFMLDVKGDLSGLAQAGQPNAALLERGELVGIPFEPASFPVAIFSLSGKLGTPMRITVEDFGPVMLARILDLNETQTGVLAAIFKYAEDQQWPIVDLLDLKKLLSYLTDGPGAAEIKENYGKISTATSGTILRKIVAIEQQGIAHIFGEKAFDVNDLFEKVDGRGVISLLNIADVQDQPLVYATFLLSLLAQLFKKLPEVGDLDRPKLVFFFDEAHLLFNGASKTFLTQVEQIVRLIRSKGVGVFFCTQAATDIPESVLGQLGNRIQHALRAFTPNDADNLRKTVKTYPNSSFYEIDKILTSLGTGQALITVLNEKGIPTEVVATHLVPARAVMGPCSPDVYTAIVRDASFADKYQQAINRRSAAEIVEEKMHSFERQQQQQAEAKAKTTARKSSRQTPYEAAKTQASRTLAREGAKLLGKVATGILNAIFKKK
- a CDS encoding nucleotidyltransferase family protein → MSKPTLLILAAGMASRYGSLKQIDAFGPHGETIIDYSIYDAIKAGFGKVVFIIREEFLEKMQGVFDEKLRGKIDVDYAFQSYDLTPFGIDRLIERAKPWGTAHAVMSAKDKVNEPFCVINADDFYGTDSFVKMANFLTTDVADDKMALMGFQVGNTMSDYGYVSRGVCEVDADGHMASVTERTNIYYVNDDQGAKKIVYEEDGVQHDLDPETRVSMNFWGFTPKIFTVAESMFSEFVEKNADNPKSEFFIPSVPDYMVKHGMADFRVIPTSSKWFGVTYKEDKAIVQESISKLVAEGAYPEKLF
- a CDS encoding TIGR02117 family protein, whose product is MIWIGYFLLSLLVFAILYFCAEFMLSRTPAKAAKQADERHIPVYLLSNGVHTDIVLPVRNEQIDWSTVFPYAHTLGGDTSQNWMAIGWGDKGFYLNTPEWKDLSLKTALVAGFGLGETALHVTYYKQLQTGEHCRLTRVSEKQYALLSNYVLANIEKDRAGQAMLIATNAQYSQDDAFYEAKGAYSLFFSCNTWTNNALKTAQMPAGVWTVFSSGILRHYPL
- the dnaK gene encoding molecular chaperone DnaK: MSKIIGIDLGTTNSCVAVMEGNEPVVIANNEGKRTTPSIVAFVEGGERKVGDPAKRQAITNPHKTVYSIKRFMGLSYDESVRESQQVPYNVIKGDNNTPRVEIDDRKYTPQEISAMILQKMKKTAEDFLGQEVTEAVITVPAYFNDAQRQATKEAGEIAGLNVKRIINEPTAAALAYGLDKAHKDMKIVVFDCGGGTHDVSVLELGDGVFEVKSTDGDTHLGGDDFDNVIINWLADEFAGENGGFDLKKDAMALQRLKEAAEKAKIELSSTTSTEINLPYITADATGPKHLVRSLSRAKFESLAADLIKRTIDPCKSALKNAGYSTADIDEIILVGGSTRIPAIVDAVKSFFGKEPSKGVNPDEVVALGAAIQGGVLTGEVKDVLLLDVTPLSLGIETMGGVMTKLIESNTTIPTKKSEVFSTASDSQPSVEIHILQGERPMASQNRTIGRFHLDGIPAAPRGVPQIEVTFDIDANGIIKVSAKDKATGKEQNIRIEASSGLSDEEIQKMKQEAEANAEADKKVKEEADKINAADALVFSTEKQLKEYGDKISADKKAPIEAGLEKLKAAYAARNFADIDTASAELQNAWNAASEEMYAASQQGGAQQPQGDAGQQQAQDGKQGGDDVQDVEFEEVK
- a CDS encoding thioredoxin family protein, giving the protein MTFQEYLVYFEQILTSPQDYELYRNEEYFNYTKLNWSRMNRWLKRFEPDEAVESLISSITEHQHWIVITEPWCGDAAHSVAQLYQIVKNNSNIDFDIQLRDAEPHLIEDYLTDGGKSIPKLIIRNDVGHDKVIWGPRPQQLQEIFVTMKAEGKTFEEIKETMQKWYNEDKGVALQRELINELA
- a CDS encoding MmcQ/YjbR family DNA-binding protein, with product MHIEDVRTYCIQLKAVTEELPFGPDTLVFKVGGKVFLLVGLDQVESLSFNVKCDPEHAVTLRADYPQTVFPGYHMNKKHWNTVFCNRELTDDQLKELIVHSYNLVYKGLTKAVKDSL
- a CDS encoding GLPGLI family protein; amino-acid sequence: MTRYLYILCLACCLLAQPLSAQHAYFPLKGIISFEKEVYTRARLREMASKSDNQNRGMMMRFGGNIDDVPEKSSSMFTLQFDEDETLMLAVEEDESNSNRRPGNTGGGGRGRPQNNTRPQQMGRTSMRGAQDKVFYQNLTEASSEIQIELDEKYILKDSLQQITWRFTNEYRDIAGYECRRVNGSTPDSLYIVAFYTDQIPVSGGPALVHGLPGMILGIAIPEMHINYWARKVDFVVDNVPKSWRDKKSKEMTMESFFKSLENNRIFGGGGSNRNQTRRNLLENLIY